The Humulus lupulus chromosome 3, drHumLupu1.1, whole genome shotgun sequence genome window below encodes:
- the LOC133824432 gene encoding binding partner of ACD11 1 has protein sequence MVTCDVGNTSSLVPKALVDHTDQGSGALLQSTTAPNWTIHVSDIRTVKVSNISVAVSERDIREFFSFSGDLQYVEMQRESETTHIAYVTYRDSQGADTAILLSGAVIANLAVTIKPAENYILPPEALPSNTERDSALSSPAVKRAEDVVSSMLAKGFILGKDAVNKAKALDEKHHLISNASATVASIDNKIGLSEKLSMGKAVVNVKVREMDERYQVSEKTKSALAAAEQKASSAGSAIMNNPYVLTGASWVSSAFSAFAKAAEDVSMLTKEKVEKAEEEKKESIYRERTGIISDFALIHLDEASAKEPPTVPVNSADDH, from the exons GCTCTGGTGGACCATACAGATCAAGGGAGTGGAGCACTTCTCCAGTCAACTACTGCACCAAACTGGACTATTCATGTTTCAGAT ATAAGGACAGTTAAGGTTAGCAACATTTCTGTAGCTGTATCTGAAAGGGATATCAGAGAGTTCTTTTCGTTCTCTGGTGATCTTCAATATGTTGAAATGCAAAG GGAATCAGAAACTACCCATATTGCCTATGTTACCTACAGGGATTCACAGGGAGCAGATACAGCCATTCTTTTGTCG GGAGCCGTTATAGCTAATCTTGCTGTTACCATCAAACCTGCTGAGAATTACATACTGCCACCTGAAGCTCTCCCATCAAACACA GAAAGAGACTCAGCTCTTAGCAGCCCTGCTGTGAAGAGGGCCGAAGATGTTGTCAGCAGTATGCTTGCCAAGGGTTTTATATTGGGAAAGGATGCTGTTAACAAAGCAAAAGCCTTGGATGAAAAACATCACTTGATATCGAACGCATCTGCCACAGTTGCTTCGATTGACAATAAGATTGGTCTGAGCGAAAAACTAAGCATGGGAAAGGCAGTGGTGAATGTCAAGGTGAGAGAGATGGACGAAAGGTACCAGGTATCCGAAAAGACGAAATCTGCCTTGGCAGCTGCTGAGCAGAAGGCAAGCAGTGCAGGATCTGCTATTATGAACAACCCTTATGTATTAACTGGAGCTTCCTGGGTTTCGAGTGCATTTAGTGCATTTGCAAAGGCAGCTGAAGATGTAAGCATGTTGACTAAGGAAAAGGTTGAAAAGGCTGAGGAGGAAAAAAAGGAGAGCATTTACAGGGAAAGAACAGGGATCATCAGTGACTTTGCTCTGATCCATCTAGACGAGGCCTCAGCAAAGGAACCTCCAACTGTTCCAGTTAATTCAGCTGATGACCACTAG